The following proteins are co-located in the Plasmodium brasilianum strain Bolivian I chromosome 11, whole genome shotgun sequence genome:
- a CDS encoding hypothetical protein (conserved Plasmodium protein), with protein MVEINEIEFIEETEYFKFQHGACFCMLEEEKKQKREIHNIEKKICNAIFAISNVKKKGLYYFNKNLHIFSLSDFLYKIDNENEKINIKSLPFEENVLLIENNKEDYLSFIYTDKQNIYVFDYTTDEVKLYCKTDLLIKRLKHIDKFLFLVQSAEEKIYFLNDKMLYECQELDGPINNMDEKNGVFLFTHSDKETFILKDENKSCSYDLGPLNKEIDITYDSCSIICAKILEADKKKKKKKKKLFIVVLYKDSNDITSITYDIHIEDNEMRRINYSINDFFFEKFDKNNFIKCMYISEWKILVSLSSESCEAIIYTHNEHFGNNKNSNDLKILCIKEGYKINTRQSDTFFLSLFMYTKYVDKIYRKSKIGNVPFLKDPNVFFLLQDNQKIVVEYLDQFKLEDISDFTFNNNEKDTNECEMKEVSLLPNLSHDIVELHQPITTNVLNVFEVKEYPLCKVASVKKIESTQAKKQSIFTIFKSKNKAKGEENLSSDRDVDEEKHVKQENDKKSCAENYMHDNGNNYDNGAKISTIPVFTKGIHKSQNLLVKTKDTHDNSGLTNEMNKIHYEHRNGKDKEEKIGDTTSCSRVDPTKEWQEKYAKIKKMVYEDELVIINKIPDKYNKLMNGGMFMYEDFLLNENPYSIEKTKYVKMSSRKKEWHYDKGRAKIIFLHDADYVGGEHKLTKTKRKNENENGSANKYEIENKSKNKNKNKNEKVDFCNYFTCADFDFYKHKRLSDKQCEKIINKIERKQHFIFDIKKVFLNEGVKKGQGVRSCSKGGHAHEGKAVQRSGNVGSGTSSSGGSNGGSSGVRADKDDMCDAHSDANTRNDDMLYDADIKLYLCKEDMSKFYTDLNVYFSKRKLIKVNNELFDNLKNGGSVNSTLFQIILYNIFHHGGLKYCESFMYFILKNSSIQCFSNAFFLLEHYFNFLITPYVNINREVNNGVRKIVLRKNILRDAPILSGKPTTISSGTSYAKYNNPNNGKHNEDLDNLDSEYSTDSYCEDDIYKKIKNEKDENKKREYLSKIIPLYSEEMNNEQELTLFYILNRSVDFLNNQLCYSFSQKLIPIILDSNLNNIDNDLSLIKCYLLNAILNKDTVGQMTLAGSSIEGAN; from the exons ATGGTAGAAATTAACGAAATTGAGTTTATTGAAGAAAcggaatattttaaatttcagCATGGGGCTTGCTTTTGTATGCTAGAGgaagagaaaaaacaaaaaagggaaatccacaatatagaaaagaaaatatgtaatGCCATTTTTGCTATTAGTAATGTAAAGAAAAAgggtttatattattttaataaaaacttacatatattttccctttctgattttttatacaaaattgaTAATGAGAatgaaaagataaatattaaatccTTACCATTTGaggaaaatgttttattaatagaaaataataaagaagatTATTTATCCTTTATATACACGGATAAGCAAAACATTTATGTGTTTGATTACACCACCGATGAAGTGAAGTTATACTGTAAAACAGACCTGCTCATTAAGAGGTTGAAGCATATAG ATAAGTTTCTCTTCTTGGTTCAAAGcgcagaagaaaaaatatattttttgaacgATAAGATGTTGTACGAATGTCAGGAATTGGATGGACCAATAAATAACATGGATGAGAAGAACGGGGTATTCCTATTCACCCATTCGGATAAAGAAACGTTTATTTTgaaagatgaaaataaaagttgTTCTTACGATTTGGGACCACTGAACAAGGAAATTGATATAACATACGATAGTTGTAGTATAATTTGTGCCAAGATTTTAGAAGctgataagaaaaaaaaaaaaaaaaaaaaaaaattgtttatagTCGTTTTATACAAAGATTCGAACGATATAACAAGTATTACCTATGACATACATATAGAAGATAATGAAATGAGAAGAattaattattctataaatgattttttttttgaaaaatttgataagaataattttattaaatgtatgtatataagtgaATGGAAAATATTGGTCTCTCTTTCATCAGAATCTTGTGAGGCcattatttatacacataatGAACATTTcggaaataataaaaattcaaatgatttaaaaattttatgcatTAAAGAGGGGTATAAAATCAATACAAGACAATCAGATACcttctttttatcattatttatgtatacaaaatacgtagataaaatatatagaaaaagtaaaataggcaatgttccatttttaaaagatccaaatgttttttttcttttacaagATAATCAAAAAATAGTTGTAGAGTATTTAGATCAATTTAAGTTAGAAGACATTTCGGACtttacttttaataataatgaaaaggatACGAATGAATGTGAAATGAAAGAGGTAAGTCTATTACCTAACTTAAGTCATGACATTGTTGAACTGCATCAACCGATCACTACAAACGTGTTAAATGTATTTGAGGTTAAAGAGTATCCTTTGTGCAAAGTAGCGTCCgtgaaaaaaattgaatcCACTCAAGCGAAAAAACAAAGCATCTTTACCATTTTTAAGAGTAAGAACAAAGCCAAGGGGGAGGAGAATCTATCCTCTGATAGGGACGTCGATGAGGAGAAGCATGTTAAGCaggaaaatgataaaaaaagttgTGCGGAAAATTACATGCATGACAATGGTAATAATTACGATAACGGTGCAAAAATTTCAACTATACCGGTTTTCACAAAAGGGATCCATAAAAGCCAAAATTTATTAGTTAAGACAAAAGACACACATGACAATTCAGGTTTGACGAATGAGatgaataaaatacattatgaACATAGAAATGGAAaagataaagaagaaaaaattgggGATACTACATCATGTAGCAGAGTCGATCCAACTAAAGAATGGCAAGAGAAATACGcgaagataaaaaaaatggtgtATGAAGATGAACTTGTCATTATTAACAAGATACCAgataagtataataaattaatgaatgGTGGAATGTTTATGTATGAAGATTTTTTACTTAATGAAAATCCATATTCaattgaaaaaacaaaatatgtaaaaatgagtagtagaaaaaaagaatggcATTATGATAAGGGGCGcgcaaaaattattttcttgcATGATGCGGATTATGTAGGGGGTGAACACAAATTAACGAAAacgaaaaggaaaaatgaaaacgaaAATGGAAGTGCAAATAAGTACGAAATTGAAAACAAaagcaaaaacaaaaataagaataaaaacgAAAAGGTCGACTTTTGTAATTACTTCACTTGTGCAGattttgatttttataaacataaaagatTGTCCGATAAGCAATgcgaaaaaattattaacaaaatagaaaggaagcaacattttatatttgacattaaaaaagtttttttaaatgaggGGGTAAAAAAAGGGCAAGGAGTTAGATCTTGTAGCAAGGGAGGACACGCCCATGAAGGAAAAGCTGTTCAACGTAGTGGTAATGTTGGAAGTGGTACTAGCAGCAGTGGTGGAAGCAATGGTGGAAGCAGTGGTGTTCGTGCTGATAAGGACGACATGTGCGATGCACATTCAGATGCAAATACAAGAAATGACGATATGCTGTATGATGCGGATATTAAGTTATACCTTTGCAAAGAAGATATGAGTAAATTTTACACAGATttgaatgtatatttttcaaaaagaaagttaataaaagtaaataatgaattatttgataatttaaaaaacggTGGTAGTGTAAATAGTACGCTATTTCAAATAATactttacaatatttttcatcatggtggtttaaaatattgtgagtcttttatgtattttattttaaagaattcAAGTATACAATGCTTTTCAAATGCTTTCTTTCTTCTTGAAcattattttaactttttgaTAACTCcatatgtaaacataaataGAGAGGTAAATAATGGTGTTAGGAAGATAGTTctgagaaaaaatattttaagggACGCACCCATTTTAAGTGGTAAGCCTACTACCATAAGCAGTGGTACTAGTTATGCCAAATATAATAATCCTAATAATGGCAAACACAATGAAGATCTAGACAATTTAGATAGTGAATACAGTACAGATAGTTATTGTGAAGATGacatatataagaaaataaaaaatgaaaaagatgaaaacaaaaaaagggaGTACCTTTCCAAGATAATTCCTCTGTATAGTGAAGAAATGAATAACGAACAGGAattaactttattttatatattgaacAGAAGTgttgattttttaaataatcaaTTGTGCTACTCCTTCTCACAAAAGTTGATACCAATTATTTTAGATAGCAACTTAAACAATATAGACAATGATTTAAGCTTAATCAAATGCTATCTGTTGAATGCCATTTTGAATAAAGATACTGTAGGGCAGATGACCTTAGCGGGGTCTTCTATAGAAGGAGCAAATTGA